GGAAGCAGCCACGCGACGACGGCGGCTACAAACGGTCGGCCATCCTCGGCAGCAAGTGCTAATGGTACTTCTACCTTTGCAACACGCCAACACCATTTCGGCAAACTCGTAGTACCTTTGAGCGCATCTGCAACTCGTGATTCTTGCAGTCTGACAGCGCAATTTTCCTTTGATTCAAGCCATTCACCCTGGACACTGCTGCACTACCCGCGAGGTGGCCGCGGAACGCAGCACGCTCCTGCACATCGCCGCCGGTCAGGGCCACTGCGGGCTCATCACCGAGCTCTGCCTCCGGGACAGCGCCCTCCTCTCCTCGGTCAACTCTTCGTTCGACACGCCCCTCCACTGCGCGGCGAGGCACGGGCACGCCGACGCGGTCGAGGCCATTGTTCGCCACGCCAGGTATAGCGTGGAGGAGGACAGGCTGTGGGAGCTTCTCGGCAGTAGGAACGATGCTGGGGACACGGCACTGCACGTAGCCACGAGGCACGGCCGTGGAGAGACGGTGGAGGTGCTAATGAAGCTGGCGCCCGAGCTAGCCTCGGAGGTGAATAATGCTGGAGTATCGCCGATGTACCTGGCGGTGATGAGCCGGTCGGTGCGCGCCGTCGAGGCGATTGTTGGGTACCAGGAAGCCTCCGCCGCTGGTCCCATGTCGCAGAATGCTTTGCACGCTGCCGTCCTCCAGAGCTCGGGTTAGTTCGTTGACACTAACTACTCGGCCATTTTGGTATTACCTAATGATTTTTTATGGCTTTGATTATTACTACCTCCATATCTTTTTATATGACGTTTCAGACCAAATAATTGtactaaaataaactaaaattttatGTCCTAACGACATGTATAaagatatggagggagtacattaTACGAAGGGAAAACGAGGTGAGAACGTAGTTGTGGACATGGGTGGCCATGATTCACACGCAGAGGTAGAACTGAAAACTAGAATATTTCCTGGTCAGAGGAATTCGGTGTGTCTTGACTTGGGGCGACCAATCtcagcacaagaaaaaaagatGGTGCGATATCTCCGACTATAAAACTAGTTCGTTGTGGTCAAATTCTTGAATGGGACTGATAGTGATATCTATATTGAGAAATGGAATCTATAATTATCATTATCATAACACCCCCAAGAGTTGACCATTTGACACGTGCCAGGCTTAGGCTAGTCAAACTAAATTAAAATTATTGGAAGATAAGCAGCAAAGCCAAGCAGTCAATTTGTCGCTTTTTCTATATGGTGAATAGGTGCTTTCTTGTTGTATGAACACAATCTGGATTGATAGTGAAGCAAAATATAAGATGAGGGCTCAACAAAGCATGAGTTATATAGATTAGCAGTGCTCAACCATTTTATTCGCTTAAACTACATCATGGCTGCCACTTGAGACAGTGTAGTCTGCagagtatatatatatgcatgtgtatgtCCCAACTAATCTTACCTAGTGTTTATTAATAACACGTCATAGTTCCATGCGCCGAACATAAAAGAACTTCAATTCATCTACAACCCGCAACAGCACATGCATAAAGCGCAGCCGCGAGAGGCATGCCCATCCAAACGCTTCTCTAGCTAGGAGTGATAACGTCAGGTTGCAGGACGTGTACAAC
The genomic region above belongs to Panicum virgatum strain AP13 chromosome 8N, P.virgatum_v5, whole genome shotgun sequence and contains:
- the LOC120684923 gene encoding CARD- and ANK-domain containing inflammasome adapter protein-like; protein product: MSNKEETADLMIMCSELYISAIEGRTEEVTRLLAGSSHATTAATNGRPSSAASANAIHPGHCCTTREVAAERSTLLHIAAGQGHCGLITELCLRDSALLSSVNSSFDTPLHCAARHGHADAVEAIVRHARYSVEEDRLWELLGSRNDAGDTALHVATRHGRGETVEVLMKLAPELASEVNNAGVSPMYLAVMSRSVRAVEAIVGYQEASAAGPMSQNALHAAVLQSSG